A window of Bacillota bacterium genomic DNA:
CAACTGACGCCGGGCCCGGTGGCAGCGGGGGCAGGGGGCTCGGTTCGCCAGTAAAGCCCGCGCTCCCGCTGCATCAGGCGGCTCATGATAAGCTCCCGGCGCAGCGTCGCAAAGTCCGGGTGATAGCGCTTGATGATCTCGTTCACCTCGGCCTCCCTGTAGCGCACGCCCGGCGTAAACCGGCCGGCGAGCCACCGCAGGATGACGTCCCGCTTCTTGCGGCTGGCCGGGATCTCCTTGAGCCGGCCGTTCGCGAAGAGGTCCCGGAGCACCTTTCGCTCCCAGGCGTCCCCCTCGATCTGCGGTGAGAGGGAGACCACCGCTTCGGGCGAAAAGAACTCCCTCGACAGGCGCTGCAGGGTCTCGGCCTCGAGGAAGTAGACGTGAGAGGTGCCCTCGGGCCGCATGCCTACCAGTTCGGCCCGCCGCAGCACCGCGAGGTGGTGCGAGACGGTGGGTGCCCGAAGGTCGAGCATCGCGGCGAGCTCCTCGACGTTGCGCCTGCCGCCGGCCAGGATGCCCAGGATCTTGAGGCGGCTTTCGTCCGCCAGCGCCTTGAAGACGCGAAGCAGGCTGTGCAAGTGGGGCGATGGCGCGACGCCGGACAGAGAGGTGGACAAGGGGCATCAAGTCCTTCAATAAGTATCTACGTAGATGTGTATCACATAAGTTTGCCCATGACAAGCCGCGATACGCACCGTCAGCCGGTGGCACGGTGGCTAGCCGCTGGTCGCCGGGCTGGGTAGAAAGGAAGGGTGAACCCCGGCCATGCCGAGGCCATACGGGCAGAAATGGAACCTGGACGTCTTCTTCCCCGGGGGTAGCGTTTCGCCCCAGTTTGCAAGCCACCTGGAGTCATTGACCGCCGGACTGGCAGCGCTACGGACCCGAATCGGCGGACTTGCGGCACCCGGGATCGACGCCGCCGGCGAGGACGCGTTCGGCGTCTGGCATTCGGCCGTCGAGGCGATCCAGGAGGTGGCCTCAAGCTTGCAGCAGGCCAGTTCCTTCGCCACGTGTCTGACGGCCCAGGACGTGACGGACGAGCAGGCCCGCCTGCTTGTGGCCCGGCTCTCGCGCCTCCAGGCGGACTTCTCAACGATTCTGACGGATTTCGACCGTCGCCTGCTGGCTTTTCCCGAGCCCGTCTGGCGGGCCATGCTGGAGGACGACCGGTTCCGCCCCGTTGCCTTCGCCCTGGACGAGCAGCGGCGGCGGGCAGCGGAGAAGCTCCCGCCGGACCTGGAAGTGCTGGTGACCGATCTGGCGGTGGACGGCTACTACGCTTGGGGCGACCTCTATGAACTGGTGGCGGGACGCATCACCATCCCCGTCGAAGAGGATGGCCGCACGGTGCACCTGTCGGCAGGTCAGGCGGCCAACCGCCTGCAAACGGCGGACCGGGCCGCCCGCTCCCGCCTGTTCGCTCTGTGGGAGCAGGCGTGGGGCGCCCAGGC
This region includes:
- a CDS encoding metalloregulator ArsR/SmtB family transcription factor; the protein is MSTSLSGVAPSPHLHSLLRVFKALADESRLKILGILAGGRRNVEELAAMLDLRAPTVSHHLAVLRRAELVGMRPEGTSHVYFLEAETLQRLSREFFSPEAVVSLSPQIEGDAWERKVLRDLFANGRLKEIPASRKKRDVILRWLAGRFTPGVRYREAEVNEIIKRYHPDFATLRRELIMSRLMQRERGLYWRTEPPAPAATGPGVS